Proteins encoded in a region of the Sugiyamaella lignohabitans strain CBS 10342 chromosome B, complete sequence genome:
- the CYB2 gene encoding Cyb2p (Cytochrome b2 (L-lactate cytochrome-c oxidoreductase); component of the mitochondrial intermembrane space, required for lactate utilization; expression is repressed by glucose and anaerobic conditions; GO_component: GO:0005758 - mitochondrial intermembrane space [Evidence IEA]; GO_component: GO:0005758 - mitochondrial intermembrane space [Evidence IDA] [PMID 3004948]; GO_component: GO:0005758 - mitochondrial intermembrane space [Evidence IDA] [PMID 6290489]; GO_component: GO:0005739 - mitochondrion [Evidence IEA]; GO_component: GO:0005739 - mitochondrion [Evidence IDA] [PMID 11502169]; GO_component: GO:0005739 - mitochondrion [Evidence IDA] [PMID 16823961]; GO_component: GO:0070469 - respiratory chain [Evidence IEA]; GO_function: GO:0010181 - FMN binding [Evidence IEA]; GO_function: GO:0004460 - L-lactate dehydrogenase (cytochrome) activity [Evidence IEA]; GO_function: GO:0004460 - L-lactate dehydrogenase (cytochrome) activity [Evidence IDA] [PMID 3004948]; GO_function: GO:0003824 - catalytic activity [Evidence IEA]; GO_function: GO:0020037 - heme binding [Evidence IEA]; GO_function: GO:0046872 - metal ion binding [Evidence IEA]; GO_function: GO:0016491 - oxidoreductase activity [Evidence IEA,IEA]; GO_process: GO:0006089 - lactate metabolic process [Evidence IMP] [PMID 8492799]; GO_process: GO:0055114 - oxidation-reduction process [Evidence IEA,IEA]), whose translation MVKVLAEEIKKHTTKESCWVVLHGKVYDVTDFLSRHPGGQKAILRVAGKDATEEFDIIHPEGTLKSLSSSAYIGEVEDIENLKDTPETSNESKLGTVALPALDAMLNLDDFEKTAQKVISAKGWAYYYSASDDLVTKVYNNEVYRKVLLRPRIFKDVETVSTVSKIQGLVTTLPLFVSPAAMARLAHPSGEKGIAHACGSEGIVQMISNNASMKFEDIVSDPIVSTQKFFYQLYVQNDRKISENVLSKVIATGRCHAIVLTLDAPTPGKREADERVANDGKTFSENSGGIAKTETSEGLGRALFAGTSARLLWDDLHWLRKQIPADMPIILKGLQTYEDALIAATQWAPKGLVHGILLSNHGGRAMDQSQPPLMILQEIRKYAPEVFSSIEVYVDGGIRRGTDVVKALCLGAKQVGIGRAALYGLAGYGEQGVQRTIQILREEIETCMRLLGVNSVEELGPQHVNTRQLDNLVYSRL comes from the coding sequence ATGGTTAAAGTTCTGGCTGAAGAGATTAAGAAACACACAACTAAAGAGTCGTGCTGGGTTGTACTTCACGGAAAAGTGTATGATGTTACGGACTTTTTGAGTCGTCATCCAGGGGGTCAGAAGGCTATTCTGCGGGTAGCAGGAAAAGATGCTACTGAAGAATTCGATATTATCCATCCAGAGGGCACTTTGAAGTCTCTTAGTTCAAGTGCTTATATTGGTGAAGTAGAAGATATTGAGAATCTCAAGGATACTCCAGAGACCTCTAATGAAAGCAAGTTGGGAACTGTTGCATTGCCAGCTTTGGATGCCATGCTCAATTTAGATGACTTCGAGAAAACAGCTCAGAAGGTTATCTCTGCTAAAGGCTGGGCTTATTACTATTCAGCTTCTGATGATTTAGTCACAAAGGTTTATAATAACGAGGTCTATAGAAAAGTCTTGTTACGGCCAAGGATCTTCAAGGATGTTGAGACGGTTTCTACAGTCAGCAAGATACAGGGTCTTGTGACCACACTGCCTCTGTTTGTGAGTCCTGCCGCTATGGCAAGACTAGCACATCCGTCAGGTGAAAAGGGTATCGCTCATGCGTGTGGTTCAGAAGGAATCGTACAAATGATCAGTAACAATGCTAGCATGAAATTCGAAGATATTGTTAGTGATCCAATTGTTTCGACCCAGAAATTCTTTTATCAATTATATGTTCAGAACGACCGCAAAATATCGGAAAATGTTCTGTCAAAAGTAATTGCTACAGGCAGATGTCATGCTATCGTGCTCACTCTAGATGCTCCTACTCCTGGTAAGAGAGAAGCTGATGAGAGAGTTGCTAATGATGGCAAGACATTTTCAGAAAACTCAGGAGGTATTGCCAAAACGGAGACTTCAGAGGGTCTTGGAAGAGCTTTATTTGCTGGCACTTCTGCTAGACTTCTTTGGGATGATCTTCACTGGCTCCGTAAACAAATTCCTGCTGACATGCCTATTATCTTAAAGGGTCTTCAAACATATGAGGATGCGCTGATAGCCGCTACACAATGGGCACCCAAGGGTCTTGTTCATGGAATATTACTATCTAACCATGGTGGAAGAGCCATGGATCAATCTCAACCACCTCTGATGATTCTCCAAGAAATCCGCAAATACGCCCCCGAGGTATTTTCGTCTATTGAGGTTTATGTAGACGGAGGTATTCGCCGCGGAACTGACGTGGTGAAAGCCCTTTGTCTTGGAGCTAAACAAGTCGGAATCGGTAGGGCCGCTTTATACGGTTTGGCCGGTTATGGCGAACAAGGAGTACAAAGAACTATACAAATTCTGAGGGAGGAAATTGAAACTTGCATGAGATTGTTGGGTGTAAATTCTGTTGAAGAGCTAGGCCCCCAGCATGTCAACACTAGACAATTAGACAATTTAGTGTATTCTAGACTTTAG
- a CDS encoding protein MET30, with amino-acid sequence MLFSGLKQGVALSKITTGAMVLNVMIWEGSKQASSFGSNSGSSAASSLTSSVGSGYTSTSGSRTVSSSGSVSSGSDLSTLSPDSSAATGSKAIESGNLELPPLSTGNSTAIVSCADKSIRFYSLTSGKLIRTIKGLHGSSAVRFIRRLSNTHLITAGLDGRLIVSNFTTGEVSAIFRAHSSYITSLDVWGGYVVSTGFDKIVNVFKIIDESGALKNMASVKLDVCPTGAKIVALDPSNNDIIEKESMDDTLRESSPSSPGHTFKEGFIPAVILCKQDTTYMFFYSLHSLRLLNKVNLCDADYGSDSFTPLDIAVDEQRLRYAVATNHVPYMRIITGFVGKTTIVNNLAVFSPQDQYSAPQLVWSKSGKVS; translated from the coding sequence ATGTTGTTTAGCGGACTAAAACAGGGTGTGGCTTTAAGCAAAATTACTACTGGAGCTATGGTGCTCAATGTCATGATCTGGGAGGGATCCAAGCAGGCGTCCTCTTTTGGTTCCAACTCCGGTTCAAGTGCTGCTTCCAGTCTGACGTCGAGTGTTGGTTCTGGTTATACATCGACTTCGGGCTCGAGAACTGTATCAAGTTCAGGTTCGGTCTCTTCAGGTTCCGATTTGAGCACTTTATCTCCAGACTCATCAGCTGCTACAGGTTCGAAAGCTATTGAGAGTGGGAATTTAGAGCTGCCTCCTCTTAGTACAGGAAACTCAACAGCCATTGTATCGTGTGCCGATAAAAGCATTCGCTTTTATTCATTGACGAGTGGTAAATTGATTCGAACTATTAAAGGACTTCATGGTAGTTCGGCAGTGAGGTTTATTCGCCGACTCAGCAACACTCATTTAATCACTGCTGGTCTCGACGGACGTCTGATTGTATCGAATTTTACCACCGGCGAGGTCAGCGCTATATTTCGAGCTCATAGTTCGTATATCACCAGTCTCGATGTGTGGGGAGGATATGTTGTCTCGACAGGTTTCGACAAGATTGTAAATGTGTTCAAGATCATCGATGAAAGTGGAGCTCTCAAGAACATGGCTTCTGTCAAACTCGATGTGTGTCCTACTGGCGCCAAAATCGTAGCTCTTGACCCTTCTAATAATGACATTATCGAAAAAGAGTCTATGGACGATACCTTGCGAGAAAGTTCGCCATCCTCTCCCGGTCATACTTTCAAAGAGGGGTTCATTCCAGCTGTCATTCTGTGTAAACAGGATACCACATACATGTTTTTCTACTCACTGCACTCGCTCCGACTACTAAACAAAGTCAATCTATGCGATGCCGACTACGGTTCGGACTCGTTCACACCACTGGACATCGCGGTCGACGAACAGCGTCTCCGCTACGCCGTGGCCACGAACCACGTCCCCTACATGCGAATCATCACCGGCTTCGTGGGCAAAACAACCATCGTCAACAACCTGGCGGTGTTCTCTCCCCAGGACCAGTACTCGGCACCCCAGCTGGTGTGGAGCAAGAGTGGAAAGGTGAGTTGA
- the ANT1 gene encoding Ant1p (Peroxisomal adenine nucleotide transporter; involved in beta-oxidation of medium-chain fatty acid; required for peroxisome proliferation; GO_component: GO:0005737 - cytoplasm [Evidence IDA] [PMID 11914276]; GO_component: GO:0016021 - integral component of membrane [Evidence IEA]; GO_component: GO:0016021 - integral component of membrane [Evidence ISM] [PMID 12192589]; GO_component: GO:0005779 - integral component of peroxisomal membrane [Evidence IDA] [PMID 11566870]; GO_component: GO:0016020 - membrane [Evidence IEA]; GO_component: GO:0005778 - peroxisomal membrane [Evidence IEA]; GO_component: GO:0005777 - peroxisome [Evidence IEA]; GO_function: GO:0000295 - adenine nucleotide transmembrane transporter activity [Evidence IMP] [PMID 11390660]; GO_function: GO:0000295 - adenine nucleotide transmembrane transporter activity [Evidence IDA] [PMID 11566870]; GO_process: GO:0015867 - ATP transport [Evidence IDA] [PMID 11566870]; GO_process: GO:0006635 - fatty acid beta-oxidation [Evidence IGI,IMP] [PMID 11390660]; GO_process: GO:0006635 - fatty acid beta-oxidation [Evidence IGI,IMP] [PMID 11566870]; GO_process: GO:0006811 - ion transport [Evidence IEA]; GO_process: GO:0007031 - peroxisome organization [Evidence IMP] [PMID 11390660]; GO_process: GO:0015992 - proton transport [Evidence IEA]; GO_process: GO:0006810 - transport [Evidence IEA]) → MLGALAGALAQIFTIPISVVTTKQQTSDVQQSLVATAKDVIGEDGVSGLWRGLKASLVLVVNPSITYGSFERLKQVLFANKPTLSAGDNFLLGALSKAMATIATQPMIVAKVMQQSSDKRRRQYKSFVDALVYLSKNEGLKGLFKGLGPQISKGVLVQGLLFMIKDQVELFLILFFRLIKQRLALAT, encoded by the coding sequence ATGCTTGGTGCATTAGCTGGTGCATTGGCCCAAATCTTCACTATTCCTATCTCAGTCGTCACTACTAAACAACAGACTTCTGATGTTCAGCAGAGTCTGGTTGCTACTGCTAAGGATGTAATTGGTGAGGACGGTGTGTCTGGCCTTTGGAGAGGTTTGAAAGCTTCTCTTGTCTTGGTTGTCAACCCTTCAATTACTTATGGTTCCTTCGAGAGACTTAAGCAGGTGCTGTTTGCTAATAAACCTACTCTCAGTGCTGGTGATAATTTCCTGTTAGGAGCTCTGTCAAAAGCAATGGCCACTATTGCTACTCAGCCTATGATTGTAGCTAAAGTGATGCAACAATCGTCTGATAAGCGCAGACGTCAGTACAAGTCGTTTGTAGACGCCCTAGTGTACCTGTCGAAGAACGAAGGACTCAAGGGACTGTTTAAGGGTCTTGGTCCACAGATCTCGAAGGGTGTCCTCGTACAAGGACTGCTTTTCATGATCAAAGACCAAGTCGAGTTATTCTTGATTCTATTCTTTAGACTAATTAAGCAGAGATTAGCACTAGCTACGTAA
- the ICL1 gene encoding isocitrate lyase 1 (Isocitrate lyase; catalyzes the formation of succinate and glyoxylate from isocitrate, a key reaction of the glyoxylate cycle; expression of ICL1 is induced by growth on ethanol and repressed by growth on glucose; GO_component: GO:0005575 - cellular_component [Evidence ND]; GO_component: GO:0005737 - cytoplasm [Evidence IEA,IEA]; GO_function: GO:0003824 - catalytic activity [Evidence IEA]; GO_function: GO:0004451 - isocitrate lyase activity [Evidence IEA,IEA]; GO_function: GO:0004451 - isocitrate lyase activity [Evidence IMP,ISS] [PMID 1551398]; GO_function: GO:0016829 - lyase activity [Evidence IEA]; GO_process: GO:0019752 - carboxylic acid metabolic process [Evidence IEA]; GO_process: GO:0006097 - glyoxylate cycle [Evidence IEA,IEA]; GO_process: GO:0006097 - glyoxylate cycle [Evidence TAS] [PMID 11092862]; GO_process: GO:0008152 - metabolic process [Evidence IEA]; GO_process: GO:0006099 - tricarboxylic acid cycle [Evidence IEA]), protein MSSPAAKFRQLLSEPGVIIAPGVYDGLSARAATSSKAFKALYMTGAGTVASRLGAPDVGLASLPDMAANASLIANIDRSVPLIADADTGYGNSAMCARTLSLYSQAGVAALHVEDQVHSKRCGHLLGKQLVSAEEFVSRIKAMAIERKRIQSDIVIIARTDSLQSLGVDEAIERSKQAVAVGADVIFVEGVENSEQAKKIVSALNPTPVLVNIVPNGVTPNWSEEEIQELGFKIAIFPGVTLGPAFAAMSASLEALAKTRKDPTGAAAVAQKSSPKEFFLRLGLGEIIALDKAVGGTAFEGSNI, encoded by the coding sequence ATGTCGTCGCCTGCTGCTAAATTTCGTCAACTGCTCTCGGAGCCTGGTGTGATCATCGCACCTGGCGTATATGATGGACTCAGTGCTCGTGCTGCAACGTCTAGTAAAGCTTTTAAAGCTCTTTATATGACGGGTGCTGGCACTGTGGCATCCAGGTTGGGTGCTCCCGATGTCGGGTTGGCCAGTTTGCCGGATATGGCCGCCAATGCCTCGTTGATTGCCAATATCGACAGGTCGGTGCCATTGATTGCGGATGCTGATACTGGTTACGGCAACTCTGCCATGTGCGCACGAACTTTGTCTCTGTATTCGCAAGCCGGGGTAGCTGCTTTACACGTTGAGGACCAGGTCCATTCTAAGAGATGTGGTCATTTGTTGGGAAAACAGTTGGTCAGCGCAGAGGAGTTTGTTTCACGAATCAAGGCTATGGCTATTGAACGCAAACGGATTCAGTCCGACATCGTTATTATTGCTCGTACTGACTCTTTACAAAGTCTGGGAGTTGACGAAGCAATTGAAAGATCGAAACAGGCTGTTGCAGTAGGTGCAGATGTTATCTTTGTAGAGGGAGTCGAAAATTCTGAACAGGCAAAGAAAATCGTCTCTGCTCTTAACCCTACACCTGTTCTAGTCAACATCGTGCCAAATGGGGTGACTCCAAACTGGTCTGAAGAGGAAATTCAGGAATTGGGATTCAAGATCGCAATCTTCCCTGGAGTCACCTTGGGCCCAGCATTTGCGGCTATGTCTGCATCACTAGAAGCTTTGGCTAAAACTAGGAAAGACCctactggagctgctgctgtggctCAAAAGAGCTCTCCAAAGGAATTCTTTCTAAGACTTGGGCTGGGCGAAATTATCGCCCTTGACAAGGCTGTTGGAGGAACTGCTTTCGAAGGTTCTAATATATAA